The Eggerthella guodeyinii sequence GAGAAGGCCCACATGGGCGAGCTCATCACGCTGATGCGCCACCTCGACCCCACGGAGACGGAGTTCTTCCTCGAGGGCGAAGGCGAAGTGCAGGAGAAGCTGGCCGAGCTCGGCATCAAGACCGACGGCGAGATCGCCCCGGCACCCTCCGAGCCCGCCCCCGCCCCCACCGTGGGCGACCTGTCCTAACCGTTTCCGCTGATGACGTACGAATGTTTCACGTGAAACATTCGTACGCATCGCATGTGCCATCTTCCTCAGAAAGGAGTCCCGCATGGACTACCTCGCTCGCGAATCAGCCGACCTTTCGGTCGAGCTGTGGAACCGCATTGACAGCACCGTGGTGGGCACGGCCCGCAATCAGCTAACTTGCCGCCGCTTCCTCAAGGTGTTCGGCCCGCTGGGCGCCGGCGTGACCACCGTGGCCGTCGACGGCGTGAACAAGGAAGAGGTGCTCGAGGACGGCATCGGCCGCATCGTCGGCCGCACGCAGCTTGAGCTGCCGCTGTTCTACGAGGACTTCACCCTGCTCAGCCGCGACATGGAGTACGCCGCCCAGACCGGCTACCCGCTCGACCTGTCCGTGGCCATCGCCGCCGCGAAGAAGGCGTCGCGCCGCGAAGACGACCTCATCCTCAACGGCAGCAAGACCCTCGGCGCCGACGGCCTGCTCACCGTGAAGGGCTCGACCAAGATCAAGAAGGGCGACTGGTCCCAAGGCGAGAACAGCTTCGCCGACGTCACCTCCGGCGTGGCGCAGCTGGCCAAGACCGGCTACCTCGGCCGCTACGCGCTCGTGGTGTCGCCCGACCTGTTCCTCGACCTGCAGCGTCTGCAGCCGAACACCGGCCTGCTGGAAATCGACCGCATCAAGAAGCTCATCGGCGACAACGTCTACATGACCAGCGTCATGGGCCCCGGCAAGGCCGTGCTCGTGTGCGCCGAGCCCGAGTACCTCGACCTCGCCATCGGCCTGGATCTGTCGGTGGGCTACCTGGAGCTCGCGAACTTCAACCACACGTTCCGCATCATGGAAACGGCCGCCCTGCGCATCAAGGACCCCGCCTCCATCGTGGTGTTCGCGTAAGCGCCCCAGCGTTCCAAGCACCAAGCACAAGCACCAAGCACCCCAGGAGCCGGCATCGCGCCGGCTCCACGATTATATAGAGAAGAGATCGCCCTAGCCCACCTTCTCCTCGTTCTTTTGGCGGTGGCGGATGAGGAGGTTGCGCCAGACCACGTAGGCTCCCAGGACGAAGGCGCCCAGGTAGCCCAGCACGCCGAGCAGGGGGACGCCCAGCAGCTGGGGATGCATGTTCGTGGTGGCCAGCAGGCTTGAGCCGATGAAGAGGCCGGCGGAGATGAGCGCCATGGCCACGGTGCCGCTGACGGAGTAGAGCGCGGCGATGGCGTCGTTGGGGATGCCGAGGTCGGCCCCGACGCGGATCTGGCCGCGATTCACCATGTCGAGGGTGTGAGACGTTTGGGTGGGCAGGTGCACCGCGGCTTCGGCCGACGATAGGGCGCTTGAGGCAAGTTCGCGCGCTTTCGTCTCGAACGACGCCCACGTGCGCGCGCGTTTTTTCACATGCTCGCTGATGATGTCGATAACGCTGGTGTCGGGCGCGATGTCCACGAGCACGCCTTCGATGGTGACCATGCCGCGCGCCAGCAGCGTGAACGACGGCGGCAGGGCCAGGTTCTGCGACCGCAGCACGCCGAACACGTCCATGAGCGCCGATCCCACGTTGATGTCGGCCAGGTTCACCGTGGTGTACGACACCAGCAGGTTGCCCAGCTGGCTGAGCAGGCGCCCGTGGTCGACGGGCCCTTCCGCGCGCGCGGCGCCCAGCAGCGCTTCCATGAGCGCGTAAGCGTCGTTCTCGGCCACCGCGCGAAACATGCGCCCGATGAGCGCGCGCTCGAGTGCCGACAGCTCGCCCACCATGCCGAGGTCGATCCACACGATATCGTCGCCGCGCACGAGGATGTTGCCGGGATGCGGGTCGGCGTGGAAGAAGCCGTTGTCCACGATCTGCGTCACGTAGCTTTCGGCGAGGCGCTGGCCCAGCTTCGCCGGATCGATCCCCCGCTGCCGCAGGGCGCGAACGTCGTTGATCATGGGGCCTTCGACGAAGTCCATGACCAGCACGTCGTCCGAGCTCATGTGCGGGTACGGTCGCGGGCTTTCCACGCCGGGCTGGTCGCTGAGGAACTGGCGGAACCGCACGAGGTTGTGCTGCTCGATGCAGAAATCGAGTTCCTGGTGCGTGGTGCGCTCGAGCTCGGCGACCAGGTCGTCGAGGGAGAGTTTGATGCCGTCGGTCGCGCGCGTCAGGCCCACGAGCGCGACGGCCTGGCGGATGAGCGCCAGATCCTGCGTCATCTGCTCGACCACGTTCGGACGGCGCACCTTGATGGCCACGTACGACCCCGGGGACGGGGCGTCGGGCGGCAGCGGCGCGGCCGAGGTGCCGGAACCCGCCTCCGCATCGCCCACCGCGTGCGGCGCGATGCACGCCTTGTGCACCTGCGCGATGGAGGCCGATCCCAGCGGCTGCTCCTCGATGCACGAGAACGTCTCCTGCCACGGATGCCCGAGCGACGCTTCGATGGTGGAGACGACCGTGGAGAACGGCATGGGCGGCACGTCGGCGCGCAGGCGCTTGAACGCGTCGGCGTACGCGGGAGGGATGACGTCGCTGCGATTCGCCGCGATCTGCCCCATCTTCACGAACGTGGGGCCGAGGTCCTCCAGCAAGCTGGTGGCCTCCTGCGGCGTGAGGCCCGACAGCACGCGATGGTGCCGCAGGATGCGCTCGATCTCGCGCAGCCGCTTTCCCGAGCCCGAACCCTTGTCGCGCCGCGCTTCCACGGCCACCTGCGCCACCTCTTTGAGCGTGGGCATGCCGCACCTCCTCGATCACCGTCTTCGACGGCCCAGCGTACCACGCTGTCGCCGCATGCGCGCCACGGTCGCCGAGCGGTCACCGAGCAGATGGCGAATCGACACGCCGAGGGAACAGGGGCTGAGCACGCGACAACCGGTCGCCCCGAGGCCCCAATTGTGGCAAAAATATTGAGGTAGGTAAATATTAGTCGAGGTTTACTCCAAGAAAAGAGCCCTGCAAAAAATTTGATCAGGCATTATGCGAAGAGACTCTAGCGAGATGGTCGTTTTCCAGCGCAATTGATTTACCTACCTCGAAATTCTTGCCAAGTTTCGCGCCTCGGACCAACCTGCATCGCGAATAGCGACCGCCCCGGCTTGCGCAAGCCGGGGCGGCGAAATGCAGGGGACGCGACGCGGAGGGAGGGGAAGCGCTCGCGTCCCAGCGAGTTGGTTGGTCGATCGGCGCCGCGCCCGCACGGAGCGCGGTGCCGCAAGCGCGCCTTACGCGTCGATCGTTTCGACGGCGTACTGGCCGGCCAGGCGGCCGCCGCAGTAGGCGCACATGAGCGAGTATCCTTCGTAGTCGCAGTACGGGGCGCTCATGAGCGTGCCGTTGTCGGCGCCGGCCACGTACAGGCCGGGGATGGCCGCGCCCTCGCCGTCGATGGCCTGCAAGCGGTCGTTCGTGCGGATGCCGCCGATGGTCACCCACGCGCTGGGCTCGTACTGGAAGGCGTAGAACGGCCCGGTGGTCACCGGCTGCAGGAAGCAGGCCGGCTTGTAGAACTGCTCGTCCTTGCCGTCGGCGCAGTAGCCGTTGTACTCCTCGAGCGTCTCCACCAGCTCGGGCGCGTCGATGGCCTCGGCCAATGCCTCGATGCTGTCGGCCTTGAAGGCCCAGCCCGCGTCCACGGCCTCGTCGATGCTGCCCTGCACGTTCTCCAGCGGCTTGTCCTTGAGCGTCATCATGCCCGTGCGCCAGTTCACCTCGTCGGCGCCGCACAACGTCCACGCGTCGGTGCCCGCGTTCAGGCCGTCGACGTACGCCTGGTCGACCACCGCGTAATACGTGCCGCCCACAAGCGAGATCGCTCCGCCCAGCGCCAGCGGCAGGTTCGCGAACTTGCCCTCGTTCGAGAAGCGGCGGCCCTGGTTGTTCACGAGCAGCGTGCCGTAGATGCCGATGGTGAACGCGGCGCTCTTGCGGTCGTACAGGCCGTCGGCCTTCTGGTTGGATCCGGTGAACTCGTTGCCCGCGATGCCCCACTGCGTGGACAGCTGGCCGCCCGCGGCCTGCACCATGTCGATGCCCTCGCCCACGGACAGCACGTTGCCCAGCGGGTTCACGAAGGTGCCGAACTTCTCGCGCATCATGTCGACGTTGCCCAGGAAGCCGCCCGTGGCAACGATGACCGCCTTCGCCTTCACGTCGGTCACGCCGTCGCCCTCGCACTGCACGCCCGTGCACGTGCCGTCCTCCATGATGAGACGCTTGCCCGCCGTGTTGAACAGGAACTCGCCGCCCTTGCTTTCCACGAACTCCTGCAGCGGCTTCATGCGCTCCTCGCCGCGCACCTGCGCGTCGGTGTCGCCCTGGAAGTTCGCACGCACGGAGGCGTGGCCCGCGCCGTAGTTGTCGGGGCGCATGCCCGTGGGCACGCCGAAGTCGTCGGTGAACTGGTCGACCGTCTCGCCCGAGATGGCGACGGCCGCCTTGACGGCCGCAGCGTTCGTGGACCAGTGGGCGTACTCCATGATATGGTTGAACGCCTCTTCCACCGTGAACTCGACGCCGGCTTCCTGCTGCAGCTTCGAACCCACCATGAAGGGGCCGCCCGCCAGCGAGCCGTTCGCCACGCCTACGTTGCCGCCCTTCTCGATGACGACGACGCTCTTGCCCGCACGCACGGCCTCGACCGCGGCCCACAGGCCCGCGCCGCCCGCGCCTACGATGGCGATGTCACATTCCTTCGTCTGGTCGGCGGTCTGCATCGTGGATGCTGCCGCATCGTCGCTCTTCGCGTCGGCGTTCGCGCTGCTCGCCGGCTGCGGGGCGCAGCCGGCGAGGGCCGCCGCGCCGCCGAGAGCCGCAACGCCGCCCAGGGTCAGGAAGCTTCGACGGGACAGTCCGCTGTTCGCGCTCTTCAACATGCTCATGTGCGTTCCCTCCTAGAGAAATCTTCTGCGCCCGTTCGCTCGAACCGGCGCGGCGCCCTCCCAAGGCGCTGGGGCAAGCATGCCCCGCGCCAGGCGGTTTGTCGCGGGTGAACTGCCGCGAGCAGGGGTGAATCCGCATTCACCCCTGCGTTCACCCCTGGTACAATGGCACGACGAACAGGAGGTTTCGATGAAGTCAAGCGATGTGGTGCGCGCGCTGGCACCCGCGGATCAGGCCGGCGACGACGAGCCGTTGTCCGCGCTGATGTATCCGCTGCGGTTCTTGGGGATGGGCCTGCTTATCGCCTGGCTGTGCTGCACGCACGTCGCGACCATCTTCCCGGGAGACGCATTCGTTCCCGCGCTGCGCACGGCATTCGACACGGGCATGCGCATCGGCGACATCGGCACGTTCCTCGTGTTCGCGCTGCTCGCGCCGCGCATCGGTCGGCTGAGCCGGCACAAGGCGTTTTCGTGGACGGCGGTTGCGCTCACGGCGATCGGCACGGCGGCCGTGGGCCTCGTGCTCATCCCCGGCGAGGCGAGCGAAGCGCTCATCGTCCCCGCCAGCATCGTTGCCGCCGTGGGCGGCGCGGTGCTGTTCTGCCTGTGGGCCGAGGCCTACAGCCAGATGGGAGCCACGCGCACGCTCATATACGGCGCGTTGTCCTGCTTCGCGGCGGCTGCGGTGTCGTTCGTCATCTCCACGATGGAGACGCCGTTCGGCGTGATCGCAACCGCGATCCTGCCCCTCGCGTCGCTCGCGTGCGCGCACCTGAGCTTTCGCCTGCTGCCAGTCGAGCGCGCCGTGGCGAAAGGCGTGCGCTACCCCATCCCCTGGAAGCTCATCGTCATCATGGCCATCGCCGGCCTGCTATCCAGCTTCTCGGGCGCGTTCCTCTCGGCAACGGAGTACGTCGGGGCCATCCATCGCGTTGCGGCCACCGGCATCGTGGGCGTCGTCATCCTCGTGATGGCCGTCGCGAAGCGCGACCGCTTCGACGCGCGCTTCCTGGCGAAGGTGGGGCTGCCGGTTTCCATCGTCGCGTTCGCCATCATCCCCTTTGTCGCCCCCATGCAGGGCTACGTCGTGTCGGTGCTCATGCGGTTCGCCTACGTGTGGTTCACGTTCTTCGTGCTGCTCATGCTGGCGAACATATGCTACCGTTTCGAAGTTCCCAGCCTGCGACTGTTCGCCATCGCGCGCGCGTCGAGCGAGGCCGCGCTGTTCGCGGGCATCATGGCGCGCCGCGCCCTGTGGCAGACCGACCTGCTGGCCGACCCGATGTCGCTCGTGGGATTCGCGCTGGCGGGCATCGTGTTGGTGCTGGTGTGCGTGGTCATCTGGATGAGCGAGAAGTCCGTGAATGGCGACTGGGGCGCGTCGGGGCTGTCGCTGGCCGACCGGCTGCACGTGCCGGGACCGCGCGAGCGGTTCATGACGCGCTGCGACGATCTGGCCGCGCGCTACGAGCTGACCGCCCGCGAAGCCGAGATCATGGGGTTGATCGCGCAGCGAAAGAGCCGCGCTGAGATCGAGCAGGAGCTGTTCCTGTCGCAGAACACGGTGAAGACGCACGTGCGACACCTGTACGCGAAGCTGGGCGCGCATTCCAAAACCGACGTCATCGCGCTGTTCGAGGAGTAAGCGCACATCGCAGGGGCGGGGCGGCTGCGCGCGTGCTATGATGCTGCGCTATGGCTCGCATCGTGAAACATACCCCTCGCTCGCTTTGGACGTACAAAGCGTTCCTCCTGGTGGCAGCTGCCATTTGGGGGCTGGGCACCGTCGTGATCAAATCGACGGTGGACGAGTTCCCGCCCGCATGGCTCGTGGGCGTGCGCTTCACGGCGGCCGGGATCATCCTGGGCGTCGTCATGCTGCCGCGGTTCAGGCGCGCGCTCGACGTCGACCACCTGAAAAAAGGTGCCATCCTGGGCGTGTTCCTGTTCCTGTCGTACTGGGCGAACTCGACGGGGCTCACCGACACCACCGCCTCGAACAGCTCGTTTCTCACGTCGCTGTACTGCGTGATCATCCCGTTCTTGGGATGGGCGCTGCGCGGGCCGCGCCCGACGCGCTTCAACATCGCCGCCGCGCTCGTGTGCGTGGCCGGCGTGGGCTGCGTGTCGTTCGCGGGGCTGTCGGGATTCTCGCTGCGCTTCGGCGACCTGATCACGCTGCTGTCGGCGTTCTTCCTCAGCCTGCACGTGCTGTACACGGCGAAGTACGCGCGCGGCCGCGACATGACGCTGCTCACCGTCGTGCAGTTCCTGGTGGCCGGCGTGCTGGGCTTCGCGGCCGGGCTCGCGTTCGAGCCGATGCCCGCGTTCGCCAGCTTGGGACTGGACACCTGGATGAGCCTGGGATACCTGGCCGTGTTCGCCTCGTGCATCGCGCTGCTGCTGCAGAACTTCGCGGTGGCCCACGTCGACCCCGCGCCCGCGTCGCTGTTCCTGGCCACCGAGTCGGTGTTCGGCGTGACGTTCTCCGTGCTGTTCCTGGGCGAGATCCTCACCGGGCCGCTGTTCGCCGGCTTCGCCCTCATCTTCGCCGGCATCGTGATCAGCGAATACCTCCCCCTGCGCGCCGAGAAGAAGCGCCAGGGAGCAGAAATCCTCTCGATCGAAGACGACCCCGAGCGGGAAACGTAGCCCCCTCCCCGTCGCTGCGGCCCATCCGGCTGCCGGACGCGCCGCGGTGCCCCCTTCGCCAAGCGCCCTTCGCCGAGCACTCTCCCCTCGGATGTTTCACATGAAACATCCGACGTTGCGCGATGCCGCCGTCGAGCGATGTTGGAAACCCGCTAGATTTCGCGGCGAAGCGCGTAAGAACCGCGCCGGATCCGGAAGCAACCCGCGGGGGATCCGCGTTCGGAGCGCGTAAGATTCGCGCAAGATCGAGAAAGTTCTACGCTGGAAACGCGCCATCGGCGCGTAAGACGGGCTCGTTATAATGGGAAGTACGAACCCGCCAGGCGGGGAGGATAGCACCCTCTTTACGTCCAATTCCGATTCTAGACAACGGAAGGGGGTGTCCTCTATGGATGGTATTGTCTTTGATCTTACCGGAGTCATCTTGCAGGTTCTCGGCCTGATAGCCGCTTTCGGCAGCTTGGCGGTCGGGGCGGCCTCGCTCGCATTACAAGCGCGGTCGAAAGATGAACCCCGGTCGTCCCCTAGGGACGAACCGGGACAACAATAACATCCGAACCGCCGAAGCGAGTCCGAGAGCCGTGGGGAGTTAGCAGCTCCCTGCGGCTCGCCTGTATTATATACGCTGCACCAGCCAGCTTCAACCGATTACCGTGATGAAAGAACTCACCCTACCGCCCTGGGGCGGTTTCCTTTAGAATGGACGATGCGCTCAACAGGAACGATGCAAGTTCACCACATCCAGCCAGGACGCCACATGAAACACGCCGCACCCGCTGACCCGACGCCCGGACACGCCAGCTTCCCCGAACAACCCGCCCGCCGACGCCTCTCGGCGCCGAAGATCATCGGCATCATCGCCGGCTCCATCGTCGGCTTGCTGCTGATCGCCTATGTGGCCGGCGGCATCTACTTCTCGGGCCGCTTCATGCCGAACACCACGCTGGGCAACCACGACGTGTCGCTGCAGACAGCCGCCGAGGTGCAGGCCACGCTCGACGATGCCCTGGACGACTACGCCGTAGCGGTTTCGGGCCAGGGCTTCTCGATGAAGCTCTCCGCGAAAGACGCCGGCGTCTCGTTCGACGGCGAGGCCATCACCGCCGCCGCGCTCGGCAATACGAACCCCTGGCTGTGGCCGCTCGAGATCACCCGGCCGCACGATGAAACCGACAGCCTGACCGCCTCCTCCAGCGGGAGCAACCTCGCAACCGTCGTGCGCGCCGCCGTCGACAAGTTCAACGCCACCGCCACGCCGCCGACCGATGCCGTCGTCGCCTTCGACGAGCAAACCGAAGCCTTCGCCGTGCAGCCCGAGGCAACCGGCACCGCCCTCGACGCCGATGCGGTGGCCAAAGCCATCGGCGCGGCCGTCGCGTCGGTGCAGCCCACCGTGAAGCTGACCACCGATGCGCTCCAGCAGCCCGCCGTGCCCGCCACGGACCCCAAGCTGCAAGCGGCCGTCCAAGCAGCGAACCAGCTGGTCAAGGCTGATATGCAGCTCATGATGGGCGGCGACGTTGCCGCCGAGGTCAACCCCGCGCTCGTCGCTACGTGGATCAGCTTCGACGAGAACCTCGCGCCCTCGCTTGACGAAGAGGCGCTCATCGCCTGGGCAAAGGAGCTGGAAGCCGCCTGCGACACCGTAGGGACCGAGCGCACCTACACGCGCCCCGACGGCAAGGTGATCACGGTCGTCGGCGGCCCATACGGCTGGCTGACCGACGGCGAAGCGCTCGTCAACCTCGTGAAGGACGGCGTGGCGAACGGCACCGTCGGCGCCGTCGACATCCCGTGCCAAACCACCGGCACGGCTTACAACGGCGCGGGCGCGCAGGACTGGTCGGCGCGCTACTGCGACATCGACCTGTCGGAGCAGTACGTGCGCTTCTACGACGAAACCGGTGCGCTGATCTGGGAAGCCCCCTGCGTGAGCGGCACGCCGAACGGCGCGCACAACACCCCCACGGGCGTGTTCTGGCTCAACCAGAAAGCAAGCCCCTCGGTGCTCAAGGGCACGAACCTCGACGGCTCGAAGTACGAGTCCACGGTGCGTTACTGGATGCCCTTCGTCGGCAACGTCATCGGTCTGCACGACGCCGACTGGCAGGCCGCGTTCGGCGGCACGCTGTACCAGCAGGGTCGCGGCAGCCACGGTTGCGTGAACCTCCCCGTCGGCTCGGCCGCCGACCTCTTCGGCATCATCCAATCCGGCGACGTCGTGGTCTGCCACTGGTAGGACGAAAGGTGCGGGAGCCCGATGCCGCATCGCCCCCCCGAGTCACAAAAATCACCGCCGTGAAGCCCAGCGACCGACACGCAAACACGTTCAAACCCTGCGAACTGGGGCGATGCCAAGGACGAGCGCTGTCGAAGCACCCGGAAAGCCCTCGCGCGCGCCTAAACACTCAGAATCGCTTCACAGCGTTGGTTTTTGTGCATGCTGGCCTTGTTCGACATGAAAACCGCCTCCGCAGACGCGGCTCGCAGACGATCGCGCGTCGCGGCGCGCGCAACCGGCGGCAAAAAGCCCTCGCCTACCGGAGGAGGGGGGTTCCGGTAAGCGAGGGCCGGGCACAGCGCCCCTGAGCGAAGAGGAAGACGGGGCGCTTACCTTTCGAAAATGTCTGATCCCTGCATGCGCAGGCGCATGGTTTCGACCATCTGCTGAGCGGTGCCCAGCTCCACCGGCCGCGGCGTCATGACGTAGCGATGCACCGCGCCGTCCAACAGGTACGCGGGGCGAACCTCGTCGAGCAGCCTGATGGCGCCTTCGGGACACACGTCGCGGCAGCTGCCGCACTTGACGCAGTCGCCCGGAACATGGTCGACGCCCAGCGTGCCGTCGTCGCGATCGAACTTGCGGATGGCGCCCGTCGGGCAGAACGTCGCGCACATGCGGCACGACGAGCACGCCAGCCCATCGATCACCACGCAGCCCCACAAGCGCGTCGCCACGCTCTGCCGCACCGGCTGGCCAAGCTGCGCCAGATGGTCGAGCAGCGCTTCGCGGCGGTCCGGCACGAAATGGGGAAGCGTCCCGTCCTTCATGACGCGCGGAAGCGCAACGGGTCCCGCGGCCGCAGGATCGGCCGGCGAAGCCGCCACCCGCTCGTTGCCGCGCGGCTCGGCGAAGTACGCCGCCATCGCGGCCGCCGCCTCGTCGACGGCGACCCCCTCGGCGCGCGCACTCGCCGGCACGCCCTCCACCACTTCAACCCGCGCATCGCTGCCCCAGGCTTCAAGCAGCGCGTTGGACGTGCTCGCCACAAGGCGCGCCGTCGCCGCGCCGTGCTCCTGCGCGCAGCGCGCGCAGGAGCCGCACGCCAGTCGCACGCGGCGCACGCCCGCGGCCGCAAGCCCGCTGATCAGCGATTCCTCCACGCGCCCCAAGCACACCACCTGCGCGACGCGTCCTTCGTCGAACAACCCGCCAGCCGCCCGGCGCAGCTGCTCGCACGCCACCACCACCTCGTCGCCAACCCGCGCGCTCAGGCACGCCTGCATCAGCTGCGCGTCGCTGGGATTGCGCGCCTCAAGCGCGCACGTGGGGCAGACGGTCGCGCACGTGCCGCACCCGACGCACTTCGCCGCATCAACCGCCAGCTCGCCGTCCACCAGCGCGATGCAGCCCGAC is a genomic window containing:
- a CDS encoding family 1 encapsulin nanocompartment shell protein; translation: MDYLARESADLSVELWNRIDSTVVGTARNQLTCRRFLKVFGPLGAGVTTVAVDGVNKEEVLEDGIGRIVGRTQLELPLFYEDFTLLSRDMEYAAQTGYPLDLSVAIAAAKKASRREDDLILNGSKTLGADGLLTVKGSTKIKKGDWSQGENSFADVTSGVAQLAKTGYLGRYALVVSPDLFLDLQRLQPNTGLLEIDRIKKLIGDNVYMTSVMGPGKAVLVCAEPEYLDLAIGLDLSVGYLELANFNHTFRIMETAALRIKDPASIVVFA
- a CDS encoding ABC1 kinase family protein: MPTLKEVAQVAVEARRDKGSGSGKRLREIERILRHHRVLSGLTPQEATSLLEDLGPTFVKMGQIAANRSDVIPPAYADAFKRLRADVPPMPFSTVVSTIEASLGHPWQETFSCIEEQPLGSASIAQVHKACIAPHAVGDAEAGSGTSAAPLPPDAPSPGSYVAIKVRRPNVVEQMTQDLALIRQAVALVGLTRATDGIKLSLDDLVAELERTTHQELDFCIEQHNLVRFRQFLSDQPGVESPRPYPHMSSDDVLVMDFVEGPMINDVRALRQRGIDPAKLGQRLAESYVTQIVDNGFFHADPHPGNILVRGDDIVWIDLGMVGELSALERALIGRMFRAVAENDAYALMEALLGAARAEGPVDHGRLLSQLGNLLVSYTTVNLADINVGSALMDVFGVLRSQNLALPPSFTLLARGMVTIEGVLVDIAPDTSVIDIISEHVKKRARTWASFETKARELASSALSSAEAAVHLPTQTSHTLDMVNRGQIRVGADLGIPNDAIAALYSVSGTVAMALISAGLFIGSSLLATTNMHPQLLGVPLLGVLGYLGAFVLGAYVVWRNLLIRHRQKNEEKVG
- a CDS encoding FAD-dependent oxidoreductase, with protein sequence MSMLKSANSGLSRRSFLTLGGVAALGGAAALAGCAPQPASSANADAKSDDAAASTMQTADQTKECDIAIVGAGGAGLWAAVEAVRAGKSVVVIEKGGNVGVANGSLAGGPFMVGSKLQQEAGVEFTVEEAFNHIMEYAHWSTNAAAVKAAVAISGETVDQFTDDFGVPTGMRPDNYGAGHASVRANFQGDTDAQVRGEERMKPLQEFVESKGGEFLFNTAGKRLIMEDGTCTGVQCEGDGVTDVKAKAVIVATGGFLGNVDMMREKFGTFVNPLGNVLSVGEGIDMVQAAGGQLSTQWGIAGNEFTGSNQKADGLYDRKSAAFTIGIYGTLLVNNQGRRFSNEGKFANLPLALGGAISLVGGTYYAVVDQAYVDGLNAGTDAWTLCGADEVNWRTGMMTLKDKPLENVQGSIDEAVDAGWAFKADSIEALAEAIDAPELVETLEEYNGYCADGKDEQFYKPACFLQPVTTGPFYAFQYEPSAWVTIGGIRTNDRLQAIDGEGAAIPGLYVAGADNGTLMSAPYCDYEGYSLMCAYCGGRLAGQYAVETIDA
- a CDS encoding helix-turn-helix transcriptional regulator, whose amino-acid sequence is MKSSDVVRALAPADQAGDDEPLSALMYPLRFLGMGLLIAWLCCTHVATIFPGDAFVPALRTAFDTGMRIGDIGTFLVFALLAPRIGRLSRHKAFSWTAVALTAIGTAAVGLVLIPGEASEALIVPASIVAAVGGAVLFCLWAEAYSQMGATRTLIYGALSCFAAAAVSFVISTMETPFGVIATAILPLASLACAHLSFRLLPVERAVAKGVRYPIPWKLIVIMAIAGLLSSFSGAFLSATEYVGAIHRVAATGIVGVVILVMAVAKRDRFDARFLAKVGLPVSIVAFAIIPFVAPMQGYVVSVLMRFAYVWFTFFVLLMLANICYRFEVPSLRLFAIARASSEAALFAGIMARRALWQTDLLADPMSLVGFALAGIVLVLVCVVIWMSEKSVNGDWGASGLSLADRLHVPGPRERFMTRCDDLAARYELTAREAEIMGLIAQRKSRAEIEQELFLSQNTVKTHVRHLYAKLGAHSKTDVIALFEE
- a CDS encoding DMT family transporter, encoding MARIVKHTPRSLWTYKAFLLVAAAIWGLGTVVIKSTVDEFPPAWLVGVRFTAAGIILGVVMLPRFRRALDVDHLKKGAILGVFLFLSYWANSTGLTDTTASNSSFLTSLYCVIIPFLGWALRGPRPTRFNIAAALVCVAGVGCVSFAGLSGFSLRFGDLITLLSAFFLSLHVLYTAKYARGRDMTLLTVVQFLVAGVLGFAAGLAFEPMPAFASLGLDTWMSLGYLAVFASCIALLLQNFAVAHVDPAPASLFLATESVFGVTFSVLFLGEILTGPLFAGFALIFAGIVISEYLPLRAEKKRQGAEILSIEDDPERET
- a CDS encoding L,D-transpeptidase family protein, producing the protein MKHAAPADPTPGHASFPEQPARRRLSAPKIIGIIAGSIVGLLLIAYVAGGIYFSGRFMPNTTLGNHDVSLQTAAEVQATLDDALDDYAVAVSGQGFSMKLSAKDAGVSFDGEAITAAALGNTNPWLWPLEITRPHDETDSLTASSSGSNLATVVRAAVDKFNATATPPTDAVVAFDEQTEAFAVQPEATGTALDADAVAKAIGAAVASVQPTVKLTTDALQQPAVPATDPKLQAAVQAANQLVKADMQLMMGGDVAAEVNPALVATWISFDENLAPSLDEEALIAWAKELEAACDTVGTERTYTRPDGKVITVVGGPYGWLTDGEALVNLVKDGVANGTVGAVDIPCQTTGTAYNGAGAQDWSARYCDIDLSEQYVRFYDETGALIWEAPCVSGTPNGAHNTPTGVFWLNQKASPSVLKGTNLDGSKYESTVRYWMPFVGNVIGLHDADWQAAFGGTLYQQGRGSHGCVNLPVGSAADLFGIIQSGDVVVCHW
- a CDS encoding 4Fe-4S binding protein, encoding MGAREGARSPRGARGARSIVGVLDGVSSEAIVVHQERCARVRNRNVSCLKCADACTSGCIALVDGELAVDAAKCVGCGTCATVCPTCALEARNPSDAQLMQACLSARVGDEVVVACEQLRRAAGGLFDEGRVAQVVCLGRVEESLISGLAAAGVRRVRLACGSCARCAQEHGAATARLVASTSNALLEAWGSDARVEVVEGVPASARAEGVAVDEAAAAMAAYFAEPRGNERVAASPADPAAAGPVALPRVMKDGTLPHFVPDRREALLDHLAQLGQPVRQSVATRLWGCVVIDGLACSSCRMCATFCPTGAIRKFDRDDGTLGVDHVPGDCVKCGSCRDVCPEGAIRLLDEVRPAYLLDGAVHRYVMTPRPVELGTAQQMVETMRLRMQGSDIFER